Proteins from a single region of Sulfolobales archaeon:
- a CDS encoding ATP-binding protein has protein sequence CGKTAFLRQASEVLREYGYSVVYVNPLASIPEDRLDVSEELRGLLSEVPGDLGSALRIIEVSAELLYRVVRRGLRRRIALLADDVFQAIGLDRAEQLVKSLLNMIEHPSIAYERIVILIASSEGVTRERIGRHRWAEIRGMWNMPREGFEELYNQIPGEKPSIDDIWIYTGGNPWILSKLYLSSWRVGDVVEEIIHIKSLTREFIARYRRHLERAIEDPDYLWREPERDEHAGQLLRELIERNLVIYPLPKRIESLWIDNPPPERDPELGIGRYVAWQTPLYRIAVRKALVEIS, from the coding sequence TGTGGGAAGACGGCTTTCCTTAGACAGGCTTCTGAGGTTCTCAGGGAGTATGGGTATTCAGTTGTATATGTGAATCCACTTGCTAGCATTCCTGAGGATAGGTTGGATGTTAGTGAGGAGTTGAGGGGTTTGCTTAGCGAGGTGCCCGGGGATCTAGGGTCTGCTTTGAGGATCATCGAGGTCTCTGCTGAGCTTCTCTATAGAGTTGTTAGAAGGGGGCTTAGGAGGAGGATAGCCCTTCTAGCAGATGATGTTTTCCAAGCCATAGGCCTTGATAGGGCTGAGCAGCTTGTTAAATCCCTTCTAAACATGATTGAACACCCATCTATAGCCTATGAGAGAATAGTTATCCTGATAGCCTCGAGCGAGGGGGTTACTAGGGAGAGGATTGGTAGACATAGGTGGGCTGAGATAAGGGGTATGTGGAACATGCCTAGAGAGGGTTTTGAAGAGCTATATAATCAAATACCCGGTGAGAAGCCCTCGATCGATGATATATGGATCTACACAGGAGGTAACCCCTGGATCCTATCAAAGCTATATCTCTCATCATGGAGGGTAGGGGATGTGGTTGAAGAGATCATCCATATAAAATCCCTAACAAGGGAGTTCATAGCTAGGTATAGGAGGCATCTCGAGAGAGCTATAGAAGATCCTGATTATCTATGGAGAGAACCCGAGAGAGATGAACATGCTGGCCAGCTACTGAGGGAGCTGATAGAGAGAAACCTGGTTATCTACCCACTACCCAAGAGAATCGAGAGCCTATGGATCGATAACCCACCCCCAGAGAGAGATCCAGAGCTTGGAATAGGGAGATATGTTGCATGGCAAACACCCCTATACAGAATAGCTGTTAGGAAAGCGCTTGTGGAGATTAGCTAG
- a CDS encoding PaREP1 family protein codes for MGGRDFITLYIPKRIADEIRRRGLDIELFIIDSLSEKLKLDPQEEAAIYVELAERFLDDARRYIDQNDPVQASEKLYKVAEECIKALAIKFRTPESEEARREGRWWIKLLSRAAKKLSSQLSEPIISYGWSVGYDLHVWGFHEAALDIDAVKTTLNIIEQMLVKTREIIKK; via the coding sequence ATGGGTGGGAGGGATTTTATCACACTCTATATTCCTAAGAGGATAGCTGATGAGATTAGGAGAAGGGGTCTAGATATAGAGTTGTTTATCATAGATTCTCTTAGTGAGAAGCTCAAGCTAGATCCTCAGGAGGAGGCTGCTATCTATGTTGAACTTGCTGAGAGGTTCCTGGATGATGCTAGGAGGTATATAGATCAAAATGATCCTGTGCAGGCCAGCGAGAAACTCTATAAAGTGGCGGAGGAATGCATCAAAGCCCTAGCCATTAAATTCAGAACCCCCGAGTCCGAGGAGGCTAGGAGGGAGGGGAGATGGTGGATAAAGCTACTCTCCAGAGCTGCTAAGAAGCTGTCATCACAGCTTAGCGAGCCCATAATATCATATGGATGGTCAGTAGGCTATGATCTACATGTATGGGGTTTCCACGAGGCAGCGCTGGATATAGATGCTGTTAAAACAACCCTAAATATAATAGAGCAGATGCTTGTAAAGACTAGGGAGATCATCAAGAAATAG